The DNA region ATGATGGTGAATGTCAATTCTTCGCTGGTGATGCCTTCCAAAACTCCTGCTATGACGGTTATCGATGTGAGTTCTGCTGCATTAGCAGCACTTCGTAGTTTGAATATCAGAAGATTGAAGGACCTTTTTATTAAAGAAATCAAGGATATAAAAGAATCTTTGATAAATGCTGATGAGGAAATACGAAAATAATACACCGCAAAGTCGCGAAGGACACAAGGTTAAGAAAAAAAGAGAATTCAATATGGAAAGAGAAAAACTTGAAGAAATCGGAAAGCAAATTATAGATGCTTCTTTCCAAGTTCACAAAACATTAGGACCCGGATTATTGGAATCTGCTTATGAA from Candidatus Cloacimonadota bacterium includes:
- a CDS encoding GxxExxY protein; amino-acid sequence: MEREKLEEIGKQIIDASFQVHKTLGPGLLESAYE